The following coding sequences lie in one Fundulus heteroclitus isolate FHET01 chromosome 20, MU-UCD_Fhet_4.1, whole genome shotgun sequence genomic window:
- the LOC105926012 gene encoding 6-phosphofructo-2-kinase/fructose-2,6-bisphosphatase 4 isoform X4 — MRGCSSRPKSTQNQGKAVCMTNCPTLIVTVGLPARGKTYISKKLTRYLNWIGVPTREFNVGQYRREFLKIYKSFEFFRPDNEEGLKIRRQCASAALNDVRQYLTEEGGQVAVFDATNTTRERRETILEFAEQNGFKAFFVESVCEDPDVIQENIVQVKLGSPDYTNCDTEEAVEDFMKRIKCYENSYETLDEVLDRDLSFIKIMDVGQRYLVNRVLDHIQSRIVYYLMNIHITPRSIYLCRHGESELNVKGRIGGDSGLTPRGKEFAKKLNQFIQTQNISELKVWTSQMKRTIQTAEALNAPYEQWKVLNEIDAGVCEELMYEEIQENYPLEFALRDQDKYRYRYPKGESYEDLVQRLEPVIMELERQENVLVICHQAVMRCLLAYFLDKTAEELPYLKCPLHTVLKLTPVAYGCKVESISLNVEAVNTHREKPENVDIHRTTRDALQTVPAHL; from the exons ATGAGAGGCTGCTCCAGCCGACCCAAGTCCACGCAGAACCAGGGCAAGGCGG tatgtATGACCAACTGTCCCACCCTGATCGTGACCGTGGGCCTTCCCGCGAGAGGGAAGACTTACATCTCCAAGAAACTGACCCGCTACCTGAACTGGATCGGCGTGCCGACCCGAG AGTTCAACGTCGGGCAGTACCGGAGGGAGTTCCTGAAGATCTACAAGTCCTTTGAGTTTTTCCGTCCTGACAACGAGGAAGGCTTAAAGATCAGAAG GCAGTGTGCTTCGGCGGCCCTGAACGATGTGCGACAGTATTTAACAGAGGAAGGAGGCCAAGTTGct GTGTTCGATGCAACAAACACCACCAGAGAAAGAAGGGAAACCATCCTGGAGTTTGCGGAACAGAACGGCTTTAAG GCTTTTTTTGTGGAGTCTGTGTGTGAAGACCCGGACGTCATACAGGAAAACATAGTT CAAGTGAAGCTGGGAAGCCCTGACTACACAAACTGTGACACAGAAGAAGCTGTGGAGGACTTTATGAAGAGGATCAAGTGTTATGAAAACTCTTATGAGACGCTGGATGAGGTTTTAGACAG GGATCTTTCCTTCATCAAAATTATGGATGTAGGCCAGCGTTACCTGGTTAACAGGGTGCTGGACCACATCCAGAGCCGGATCGTCTACTACCTCATGAACATCCACATCACGCCGCGATCGATCTACCTGTGTCGCCACGGGGAGAGCGAGCTTAACGTCAAGGGTCGCATCGGAGGAGACTCCGGTCTCACGCCAAGGGGCAAAGAG TTTGCTAAGAAGCTGAACCAGTTCATCCAGACACAGAACATAAGCGAACTGAAGGTGTGGACCAGCCAGATGAAGAGAACCATCCAGACAGCAGAGGCCCTCAATGCCCCCTACGAGCAGTGGAAGGTCCTCAATGAGATCGATGCG GGTGTGTGCGAGGAGTTGATGTATGAGGAGATCCAGGAAAACTATCCTCTGGAGTTCGCCCTGAGGGACCAGGACAAGTACCGCTATCGCTACCCAAaaggagag TCCTATGAGGACCTGGTGCAGCGCCTGGAGCCGGTCATCATGGAGCTGGAGAGGCAGGAGAACGTGCTGGTCATCTGTCACCAGGCCGTCATGCGTTGTCTGTTGGCCTACTTTTTGGACAAGACAGCAG AGGAGCTGCCGTACCTGAAGTGCCCCCTACACACTGTGCTGAAGCTGACGCCTGTGGCCTACG GCTGTAAAGTGGAGTCGATCAGCCTAAATGTGGAGGCGGtcaacacacacagagaaaaaccaGAG AACGTTGACATCCATCGCACCACTAGAGACGCCCTGCAGACGGTCCCTGCTCACCTCTGA
- the LOC105926012 gene encoding 6-phosphofructo-2-kinase/fructose-2,6-bisphosphatase 4 isoform X3 produces MRGCSSRPKSTQNQGKAVCMTNCPTLIVTVGLPARGKTYISKKLTRYLNWIGVPTREFNVGQYRREFLKIYKSFEFFRPDNEEGLKIRRQCASAALNDVRQYLTEEGGQVAVFDATNTTRERRETILEFAEQNGFKAFFVESVCEDPDVIQENIVQVKLGSPDYTNCDTEEAVEDFMKRIKCYENSYETLDEVLDRDLSFIKIMDVGQRYLVNRVLDHIQSRIVYYLMNIHITPRSIYLCRHGESELNVKGRIGGDSGLTPRGKEFAKKLNQFIQTQNISELKVWTSQMKRTIQTAEALNAPYEQWKVLNEIDAGVCEELMYEEIQENYPLEFALRDQDKYRYRYPKGESYEDLVQRLEPVIMELERQENVLVICHQAVMRCLLAYFLDKTAEELPYLKCPLHTVLKLTPVAYGCKVESISLNVEAVNTHREKPENVEVSRMSEEALITVPAHQ; encoded by the exons ATGAGAGGCTGCTCCAGCCGACCCAAGTCCACGCAGAACCAGGGCAAGGCGG tatgtATGACCAACTGTCCCACCCTGATCGTGACCGTGGGCCTTCCCGCGAGAGGGAAGACTTACATCTCCAAGAAACTGACCCGCTACCTGAACTGGATCGGCGTGCCGACCCGAG AGTTCAACGTCGGGCAGTACCGGAGGGAGTTCCTGAAGATCTACAAGTCCTTTGAGTTTTTCCGTCCTGACAACGAGGAAGGCTTAAAGATCAGAAG GCAGTGTGCTTCGGCGGCCCTGAACGATGTGCGACAGTATTTAACAGAGGAAGGAGGCCAAGTTGct GTGTTCGATGCAACAAACACCACCAGAGAAAGAAGGGAAACCATCCTGGAGTTTGCGGAACAGAACGGCTTTAAG GCTTTTTTTGTGGAGTCTGTGTGTGAAGACCCGGACGTCATACAGGAAAACATAGTT CAAGTGAAGCTGGGAAGCCCTGACTACACAAACTGTGACACAGAAGAAGCTGTGGAGGACTTTATGAAGAGGATCAAGTGTTATGAAAACTCTTATGAGACGCTGGATGAGGTTTTAGACAG GGATCTTTCCTTCATCAAAATTATGGATGTAGGCCAGCGTTACCTGGTTAACAGGGTGCTGGACCACATCCAGAGCCGGATCGTCTACTACCTCATGAACATCCACATCACGCCGCGATCGATCTACCTGTGTCGCCACGGGGAGAGCGAGCTTAACGTCAAGGGTCGCATCGGAGGAGACTCCGGTCTCACGCCAAGGGGCAAAGAG TTTGCTAAGAAGCTGAACCAGTTCATCCAGACACAGAACATAAGCGAACTGAAGGTGTGGACCAGCCAGATGAAGAGAACCATCCAGACAGCAGAGGCCCTCAATGCCCCCTACGAGCAGTGGAAGGTCCTCAATGAGATCGATGCG GGTGTGTGCGAGGAGTTGATGTATGAGGAGATCCAGGAAAACTATCCTCTGGAGTTCGCCCTGAGGGACCAGGACAAGTACCGCTATCGCTACCCAAaaggagag TCCTATGAGGACCTGGTGCAGCGCCTGGAGCCGGTCATCATGGAGCTGGAGAGGCAGGAGAACGTGCTGGTCATCTGTCACCAGGCCGTCATGCGTTGTCTGTTGGCCTACTTTTTGGACAAGACAGCAG AGGAGCTGCCGTACCTGAAGTGCCCCCTACACACTGTGCTGAAGCTGACGCCTGTGGCCTACG GCTGTAAAGTGGAGTCGATCAGCCTAAATGTGGAGGCGGtcaacacacacagagaaaaaccaGAG AACGTAGAAGTGAGTCGGATGTCAGAGGAGGCTTTGATTACTGTGCCAGCTCACCAGTGA
- the LOC105926012 gene encoding 6-phosphofructo-2-kinase/fructose-2,6-bisphosphatase 4 isoform X2 produces the protein MKHRSPSEQHHGKQPRVCVPAAAASASPQSDMEDNPTFSPRELTQNPLKKIWMPNKHGLPEKHISHRKVCMTNCPTLIVTVGLPARGKTYISKKLTRYLNWIGVPTREFNVGQYRREFLKIYKSFEFFRPDNEEGLKIRRQCASAALNDVRQYLTEEGGQVAVFDATNTTRERRETILEFAEQNGFKAFFVESVCEDPDVIQENIVQVKLGSPDYTNCDTEEAVEDFMKRIKCYENSYETLDEVLDRDLSFIKIMDVGQRYLVNRVLDHIQSRIVYYLMNIHITPRSIYLCRHGESELNVKGRIGGDSGLTPRGKEFAKKLNQFIQTQNISELKVWTSQMKRTIQTAEALNAPYEQWKVLNEIDAGVCEELMYEEIQENYPLEFALRDQDKYRYRYPKGESYEDLVQRLEPVIMELERQENVLVICHQAVMRCLLAYFLDKTAEELPYLKCPLHTVLKLTPVAYGCKVESISLNVEAVNTHREKPENVDIHRTTRDALQTVPAHL, from the exons ATGAAGCACCGGTCACCTTCGGAGCAGCATCACGGGAAGCAGCCCCGGGTCTGTGTCCCTGCTGCGGCCGCCTCAGCCTCGCCGCAGAGCGACATGGAGGACAACCCTACGTTCAGTCCGCGGGAGCTAACCCAAAACCCCTTGAAGAAGATATGGATGCCGAATAAGCATGGCCTTCCCGAAAAGCACATTTCTCATCGAAAGG tatgtATGACCAACTGTCCCACCCTGATCGTGACCGTGGGCCTTCCCGCGAGAGGGAAGACTTACATCTCCAAGAAACTGACCCGCTACCTGAACTGGATCGGCGTGCCGACCCGAG AGTTCAACGTCGGGCAGTACCGGAGGGAGTTCCTGAAGATCTACAAGTCCTTTGAGTTTTTCCGTCCTGACAACGAGGAAGGCTTAAAGATCAGAAG GCAGTGTGCTTCGGCGGCCCTGAACGATGTGCGACAGTATTTAACAGAGGAAGGAGGCCAAGTTGct GTGTTCGATGCAACAAACACCACCAGAGAAAGAAGGGAAACCATCCTGGAGTTTGCGGAACAGAACGGCTTTAAG GCTTTTTTTGTGGAGTCTGTGTGTGAAGACCCGGACGTCATACAGGAAAACATAGTT CAAGTGAAGCTGGGAAGCCCTGACTACACAAACTGTGACACAGAAGAAGCTGTGGAGGACTTTATGAAGAGGATCAAGTGTTATGAAAACTCTTATGAGACGCTGGATGAGGTTTTAGACAG GGATCTTTCCTTCATCAAAATTATGGATGTAGGCCAGCGTTACCTGGTTAACAGGGTGCTGGACCACATCCAGAGCCGGATCGTCTACTACCTCATGAACATCCACATCACGCCGCGATCGATCTACCTGTGTCGCCACGGGGAGAGCGAGCTTAACGTCAAGGGTCGCATCGGAGGAGACTCCGGTCTCACGCCAAGGGGCAAAGAG TTTGCTAAGAAGCTGAACCAGTTCATCCAGACACAGAACATAAGCGAACTGAAGGTGTGGACCAGCCAGATGAAGAGAACCATCCAGACAGCAGAGGCCCTCAATGCCCCCTACGAGCAGTGGAAGGTCCTCAATGAGATCGATGCG GGTGTGTGCGAGGAGTTGATGTATGAGGAGATCCAGGAAAACTATCCTCTGGAGTTCGCCCTGAGGGACCAGGACAAGTACCGCTATCGCTACCCAAaaggagag TCCTATGAGGACCTGGTGCAGCGCCTGGAGCCGGTCATCATGGAGCTGGAGAGGCAGGAGAACGTGCTGGTCATCTGTCACCAGGCCGTCATGCGTTGTCTGTTGGCCTACTTTTTGGACAAGACAGCAG AGGAGCTGCCGTACCTGAAGTGCCCCCTACACACTGTGCTGAAGCTGACGCCTGTGGCCTACG GCTGTAAAGTGGAGTCGATCAGCCTAAATGTGGAGGCGGtcaacacacacagagaaaaaccaGAG AACGTTGACATCCATCGCACCACTAGAGACGCCCTGCAGACGGTCCCTGCTCACCTCTGA
- the LOC105926012 gene encoding 6-phosphofructo-2-kinase/fructose-2,6-bisphosphatase 4 isoform X1 — MKHRSPSEQHHGKQPRVCVPAAAASASPQSDMEDNPTFSPRELTQNPLKKIWMPNKHGLPEKHISHRKVCMTNCPTLIVTVGLPARGKTYISKKLTRYLNWIGVPTREFNVGQYRREFLKIYKSFEFFRPDNEEGLKIRRQCASAALNDVRQYLTEEGGQVAVFDATNTTRERRETILEFAEQNGFKAFFVESVCEDPDVIQENIVQVKLGSPDYTNCDTEEAVEDFMKRIKCYENSYETLDEVLDRDLSFIKIMDVGQRYLVNRVLDHIQSRIVYYLMNIHITPRSIYLCRHGESELNVKGRIGGDSGLTPRGKEFAKKLNQFIQTQNISELKVWTSQMKRTIQTAEALNAPYEQWKVLNEIDAGVCEELMYEEIQENYPLEFALRDQDKYRYRYPKGESYEDLVQRLEPVIMELERQENVLVICHQAVMRCLLAYFLDKTAEELPYLKCPLHTVLKLTPVAYGCKVESISLNVEAVNTHREKPENVEVSRMSEEALITVPAHQ; from the exons ATGAAGCACCGGTCACCTTCGGAGCAGCATCACGGGAAGCAGCCCCGGGTCTGTGTCCCTGCTGCGGCCGCCTCAGCCTCGCCGCAGAGCGACATGGAGGACAACCCTACGTTCAGTCCGCGGGAGCTAACCCAAAACCCCTTGAAGAAGATATGGATGCCGAATAAGCATGGCCTTCCCGAAAAGCACATTTCTCATCGAAAGG tatgtATGACCAACTGTCCCACCCTGATCGTGACCGTGGGCCTTCCCGCGAGAGGGAAGACTTACATCTCCAAGAAACTGACCCGCTACCTGAACTGGATCGGCGTGCCGACCCGAG AGTTCAACGTCGGGCAGTACCGGAGGGAGTTCCTGAAGATCTACAAGTCCTTTGAGTTTTTCCGTCCTGACAACGAGGAAGGCTTAAAGATCAGAAG GCAGTGTGCTTCGGCGGCCCTGAACGATGTGCGACAGTATTTAACAGAGGAAGGAGGCCAAGTTGct GTGTTCGATGCAACAAACACCACCAGAGAAAGAAGGGAAACCATCCTGGAGTTTGCGGAACAGAACGGCTTTAAG GCTTTTTTTGTGGAGTCTGTGTGTGAAGACCCGGACGTCATACAGGAAAACATAGTT CAAGTGAAGCTGGGAAGCCCTGACTACACAAACTGTGACACAGAAGAAGCTGTGGAGGACTTTATGAAGAGGATCAAGTGTTATGAAAACTCTTATGAGACGCTGGATGAGGTTTTAGACAG GGATCTTTCCTTCATCAAAATTATGGATGTAGGCCAGCGTTACCTGGTTAACAGGGTGCTGGACCACATCCAGAGCCGGATCGTCTACTACCTCATGAACATCCACATCACGCCGCGATCGATCTACCTGTGTCGCCACGGGGAGAGCGAGCTTAACGTCAAGGGTCGCATCGGAGGAGACTCCGGTCTCACGCCAAGGGGCAAAGAG TTTGCTAAGAAGCTGAACCAGTTCATCCAGACACAGAACATAAGCGAACTGAAGGTGTGGACCAGCCAGATGAAGAGAACCATCCAGACAGCAGAGGCCCTCAATGCCCCCTACGAGCAGTGGAAGGTCCTCAATGAGATCGATGCG GGTGTGTGCGAGGAGTTGATGTATGAGGAGATCCAGGAAAACTATCCTCTGGAGTTCGCCCTGAGGGACCAGGACAAGTACCGCTATCGCTACCCAAaaggagag TCCTATGAGGACCTGGTGCAGCGCCTGGAGCCGGTCATCATGGAGCTGGAGAGGCAGGAGAACGTGCTGGTCATCTGTCACCAGGCCGTCATGCGTTGTCTGTTGGCCTACTTTTTGGACAAGACAGCAG AGGAGCTGCCGTACCTGAAGTGCCCCCTACACACTGTGCTGAAGCTGACGCCTGTGGCCTACG GCTGTAAAGTGGAGTCGATCAGCCTAAATGTGGAGGCGGtcaacacacacagagaaaaaccaGAG AACGTAGAAGTGAGTCGGATGTCAGAGGAGGCTTTGATTACTGTGCCAGCTCACCAGTGA
- the arpc4l gene encoding actin-related protein 2/3 complex subunit 4 — protein sequence MTATLRPYLNAVRATLQAALCLENFSSQVVERHNKPEVEVRSSKELLLQPVVISRNDKEKVLIEGSINSVRVSIAVKQADEIEKILCHKFMRFMMMRAENFFILRRKPVEGYDISFLITNFHTEQMYKHKLVDFVIHFMEEIDKEISEMKLSVNARARIVAEEFLKNF from the exons ATG ACGGCGACTCTGCGCCCCTACCTGAACGCTGTGAGGGCCACCCTGCAGGCGGCCCTCTGCCTGGAGAACTTCTCCTCTCAGGTGGTGGAGCGTCACAACAAGCCCGAGGTGGAGGTCAG GAGCAGCAAGGAGCTGCTTCTCCAGCCGGTGGTGATCAGCCGTAACGACAAGGAGAAGGTTCTCATCGAGGGCTCCATCAACTCCGTGAGAGTCAGCATTGCTGTCAAGCAG GCCGACGAGATCGAGAAGATCCTTTGCCACAAGTTCATGCGCTTCATGATGATGAGAGCCGAGAACTTCTTCATCCTGAGGAGGAAACCAGTGGAG GGATACGACATTAGCTTCCTGATCACCAACTTCCACACGGAGCAGATGTAcaaacacaagctggtggacTTCGTCATCCACTTCATGGAGGAGATCGACAAGGAGATCAGCGAGATGAAACTGTCCGTGAACGCCAGGGCCCGCATCGTTGCCGAAGAGTTCCTCAAGAAC TTCTGA
- the tada3l gene encoding LOW QUALITY PROTEIN: transcriptional adapter 3 (The sequence of the model RefSeq protein was modified relative to this genomic sequence to represent the inferred CDS: deleted 1 base in 1 codon): protein MSELKDCPPLKYYDFKPVEHVKLCPRYTAVLGRSEDDGIGIEELDTLQLELETLLSSASRRLRALEEQRQILTDWQDKKGDKRFLKLSKDPDPGAPVRHKPKKQKLDGKGGHGAGPGPGRPKSKNLQPKVQEYEFTDDPQDIPRTPKNDAPNRFWASVEPYCADITNEEIRLLEELLKPPEDEAEYFKIPALGKHYSQRWAQEDLLEEQREGARANDKKKSLMGGPLSELDAKDVDSLLKKSESQHDSPEDGCPFGPLTQRLLQALVEENIISPMEDSPIPDISGKDANDGAGTSPRSQGKAFSVPHTRSLEARIKEELIAQGLLDSEERPGQGGDSEDEVLAELQKRQAELKALIAHNRARKQELLRLAKEEMRKQELRQRVRVADNEVMEGFRRIMAARQKKRTPTKKEKDQAWKALKERESILKLLDG from the exons ATGAGCGAGCTGAAGGACTGTCCCCCGCTGAAATACTACGACTTCAAGCCGGTGGAGCATGTGAAGCTGTGCCCCCGCTACACCGCCGTGCTGGGCCGCTCCGAGGACGATGGCATCGGCATCGAGGAGCTGGACACCCTGCAGCTGGAGCTGGAGACCCTGCTGTCTTCAGCCAGCCGCCGCCTCCGGGccctggaggagcagagacag ATCCTCACGGACTGGCAGGACAAGAAGGGAGACAAGCGTTTTCTGAAGCTGAGCAAGGACCCGGACCCCGGC GCCCCGGTGCGCCACAAGCCCAAGAAGCAGAAGCTGGACGGCAAGGGCGGCCACGGAGCAGGCCCCGGGCCCGGCAGGCCCAAATCCAAGAACCTGCAGCCCAAGGTTCAAGAATACGAGTTCACGGATGATCCGCAAGACATCCCCCGCACTCCAAAAAACGACGCTCCCAACAG gttctgGGCATCGGTTGAACCTTACTGTGCCGACATAACAAACGAAGAGATCCGACTGCTGGAGGAGCTTCTGAAACCTCCGGAGGACGAGGCCGAGTATTTTAAA ATTCCGGCGTTGGGGAAACACTACTCGCAGCGGTGGGCTCAGGAGGACctgctggaggagcagagggaaggGGCCCGAGCCAATGACAAGAAGAAGAGCCTCATGGGAGGGCCGCTGTCCGAGCTGGACGCAAAAG ACGTAGACTCGCTGCTGAAGAAATCCGAATCCCAGCACGACTCGCCGGAAGATGGTTGTCCCTTTGGTCCTCTCACCCAGCGGTTGCTTCAGGCCCTTGTAGAG GAGAACATTATATCCCCCATGGAGGATTCTCCCATACCGGACATTTCAGGGAAGGATGCTAACGACGGAGCGGGGACTTCTCCTCGGAGTCAGGGGAAAGCTTTTAG CGTCCCTCACACGCGGTCCCTGGAGGCGCGCATCAAGGAGGAGCTGATAGCTCAGGGGCTGCTGGACTCCGAGGAGCGACCCGGACAAGGAGGAGACTCTGAGGACGAGGTCCTCGCCGAGCTGCAGAAGAGACAGGCGGAGCTCAAAGCGCTGATCGCCCACAACCGAGCCAGGAAGCAGGAGCTGCTCCG GCTGGCAAAGGAAGAGATGCGCAAGCAGGAGCTGAGGCAGAGGGTGAGGGTGGCGGACAACGAGGTGATGGAGGGATTCCGGCGGATCATGGCGGCCAGGCAGAAGAAGCGCACGCCGACCAAGAAGGAGAAAGATCAGGCGTGGAAGGCGCTGAAGGAGAGGGAAAGCATTCTCAAGTTGTTAGATGGATAA